The genomic DNA GATTTTGGAATACTTTAATTCGCTTGCAGTTAGCCCTTGCTTTACAGATTGCAAAAGGTCAAGCAGATGGTCCGGTATCTAAGTGTTGGACATTACAGAAGCAAAGATCAAATTGCTAGTGACATTGGCGGCGGCGGTCCAGTATGAGTTCGCGATGGAGCGTATTAAAATGTCTGCGATCATGTAGATATGATGACATGTTCCCTACGATCAATCCTGAGATGTGTCTAAGAGGTATAGGTATTTAGCCAATCGTTTCTTACTGGATTGGTTACATGGAACAGTCCAAACAGCTTAATTTGCCAATACCAAGTGCCAAATATTTATACTAGGActaaagcttccttcaacgaTTGAAAAAGACTTCCTGGTCAATCTTGAGGTAGTGTGAAATGCCGGTTAAATTGTGATCTTACCTGATCTGGACAGTAGTAGCCAAAGCCGATGATGCCGGCAATGGTGAGCGCCAGACATATGAGGATGATCGGTCGTCGGAGCCGCCAGCGGGGCTCCATCTTCTTGATTTCGTACACTCCACTGGACAGTAGCAATGTCAGATCACTATCTACCTTCACGGAAATGCTCTTTTTCATATCCAACGAAGGGATCATTACCTTCTTCATTTGCACGGTAAGTGGCGTACACGCGCCGGTGTGTCTGTACGCGTCCTGAGCTATTTTCCTTCAAtaattgccctttttttcctctcgctATCGGTCGTCACACTCGTCCCGGGatcggatgtgtgtgtgtcactgtACGCTTCACCGGATTATGTCTTCACTTTCCCTCTCGCTTGCGTTCGCCGGAGGATGGTACGATTTGGGGGGGGggacgtacgtacgtacgggAAGCTCACACATGAATGACCAACACGCCTTCCTTGGAGGGTGGGAAACGTGCTCAATGAGGTGATAATGATATGATTGGAAGGCCGTCGACGCCACACAACAATTGAATTGGATCCTCCACTACACCACTGCCCatatacacgcacgcacacacaaacactctgCCCGATCGCGGACAAAACAGACCCAGTCGATGAACTCCCTCACAGATGGGGGTGTTTCAGACAGATCGGAAAATTGCTTCACCCGGTTATTGCAACTCCGTGGGTCCTCTCGTCtgcagaacaaaacaaaacaacgcgcGTTATGTCAGAACCACGGTTTTCTTCACGGCCTGCTGTGTTGCCAAGCCACCCCGTATTGCATGTGTGTGAGCATTGGCTTTCCGTTTGGTTAGTGCTGATTGTTTCTTCGCTTTCTATGCTTCTCAGAAATGACCTTCGCGAGCTACAAACCACACAGAATGCACACATAAATAAACAGAAACACTGTGTGAGTCACCGACGGACAGGGATGCGAACTGGGACACCAGACAGTGCACTTTTTGCCTCCCGTGAAAggcctgtgtgcgtgttttttttttacggcgAAACGATCGATGCTTCCCGAAAAGCAGCTCCCACCGGGCTAACCTAAGGGCAACATAACTCTACCGTACGATGTTTACCACCACTGCACCGTCTCGTTGGCATCTTGCATGTGTGTGAAAGCAGGAGCTGCCGACTTTTGCCTGATCCATCAAAATTAACACCCCAAATGTTTGCTTCTCTCTACATCTACCGTACATTCGCTTCCATCTCCATATCCCGCTATCTTCGATTGTTATTTAACGCCAAATTCGGACCCTTCTTCGCATTGCCATCTAGGGCCGCATCGAACACATCGAACGAACGCGGCTGGTATGGTGGGGCAGAGAAAATAACATTTGGCCTTCAGAGGTGGATGTTATTTCGGTTCCAGGAAGGAGAATCTTCGCCACAGACACGTCTCGCGGTTCTGCCTTGacgaaaacaacacactcCACCACACAGCACTGCACCGTAccgcatgcgtgtgtgtgtgtatgtgcggtTCTGCTGGATAATAACAGCAGAACtgatgctttgttttgctcgctttTCACGCCACACTATCTTTGCCGACCTAGGATGCTTTCTAGGACTTTCTGTAGCACCGAAAACCACGGCGTACACGGTAATGCACGGCAGCAGAGACACACGCAACTTTATCGAACGCGGAATAAGACGATGAATATTCTTAGCGATTGAACAAACCGTACGACGGTCGCGCGCGCGGAGAACCGTTCTTTCGTGTTCCTTCGAGTTTCGCGGAATTTGTTTAACTGTGTCCGTCCACCGTGCATGGAACGGAGCTAGGTTCACGGCTCGTTTTCCTACCAACACACTGACACACCACCGTTTGACAGTTGCGAACAACACAAGCCTGCATTGGGCGAGCAATAACAATGgtggtttgttggtttttgctgCGCGTTGTACGTATTTGAAGGAATTAAGAATtctatcgttttttttgctaccgatTTTTAAACTGTTTGCTGAGAAAACTATTTGCTGGGGGTGGTAAAATGCTGATAAAAACTTTATGATGTTTCGAACACGATATTCGAACATCGAATGATCGAGCAAATGTCATTTGGCTGATATTTTGTAGCCCAGTGAAAATACTCATCCAATTGTACGGTGTGAATAAAATAGCgttgaattattatttcaaataaCCGAACAGGAATCCATTAAGGTTAAAAACACCACAAACTTAAATATTTTAAGCTGCAAACTATAGCACAATATTATAAAGCACGCTATCAATCAAGTATCTAATTTGTAAAACTTTCCACACGTGCCTAAATGCGCGAGATACAATCATCCCGACAACTTGTAGGCACATTAACTCTGGCCGAAGGCTAGTATCATTTACCTTATTTGAGATAAATTTCCGGATTAAATACCCACTAATAGCGGGAAGAACCAGAAACGCACAGCACTAGAACTAGACGGCTCTCGGGGAAATATCTTCCAACGGACTGAACACGTGCTTCAAGGTTGTTGCCGTTGCAGTGCCTCTTCGCACTGGTTGTTGTGCTTCAACAAATCTCTTCAAATGCGAAACCTAATGCAAACGCCACTATGCATATAGTTTCCCAGCTGTACCTACGCACGAAAAAAACACGTGTCATGGCACTAGGTTAACGGACAGCAATTAACATGTAACGATAATTCGTTAAACAAATGGGTAGCAATGACGCGACAATCACACAACACGCTCACACAATAGTACGCACTGCTACATTAATTGCCCCTTTTCTCCGCCCATGATAATCGTCTTGCAAGAAGCAAACATAAAAACTCTCCTCCGATGCTGACCGGAAGCATTCAAAATGTTTCACACGATCGTGCAGTGCGTGCTGTTCTGTGCTACTGTCTACCTTTACCGAACATGGCAAAATCGTCGCACCTGGCAGTTACTGGGCCGTTTGCCAGGTCCACTGAATTTTCCTCTCATCGGTTCAATGTACGTCATTCCGGGACGCGACACTTCCCGCTATCTTCAAACTTTGGTCGATTTAACCGCCACGTACGGATCCCCGTACTGCATCTGGCTTGGACCCGTGCCGGTGGTGATCGTCAGTACGGCTGACCATGCACGAACGATACTTAACTCACCGGCAACCGTGGAGAAAGCGAGCTTCTATCGATTCACACCACTTCACGGGATATTTTCACTTCCGGCCTATAAATGGCGAGCCCATCGGAAAATGATTCAACCCACCTTTAATCAATCCATTCTGCGCGGTTTTATACCACTGTTTGAGGAGAAGGCCGAAGTGATGGTGCGTGCGTTGGGCGAGATGGTTGAGACGGGTCACGCGTTTGATATCTATCGCTTTACCGCCCGGTGCACACTGGATATGATTTTTGGTGAGTGATTCTGCAGCGGCAGCATACAGACCGAACTGATTGTGGATTATTTCCCTTTTAGCAACCACCCTGGGAACTGATATGCATATCCAGGAATGTTCCACTTGCGGCTATCTGGATGTTCTTGAAGAGTAAGTAAGCTCGTTTCTTACTGAAGGACTTCTTGCCAAAAGGATAATCGTATCCGTTTTTCCATTCGCTAGGCTATTCGAAATTGTAACCATCCGAGCGGTTAACATTTTCCTTCATCCCCAGTGGCTTTACCGATGGACGTCCGTGTATCGCAACGAGCAGAAAGCGCTGGAAGAATTTTGCCGTCCATCGAAAGCAATTCTATACGAGAAAGAGGCATCTCTAGCGTCGGCTGAGAGTGGTGGCAACCAGTTCAGCTTGATTGATCAGCTAAAAAGCTCAACGCTCGATAACGAAGCGATTGAGCAGGAGCTGAACACAATCATATTCGCTGGCAATGAAACCAGTGCAATGACTGTGGCCAACACTATCCTTCTGCTAGCGATGCATCCCGAGGTACAGGAAAAACTTCACCACGAACTTCGCGCACAGTTTGGCTCAGTGGTAGAAAACGTCCGTTACGAAACTCTGAACCGTCTTACCTACATGGAAATGGTGCTAAAAGAATCGCTTCGGCTGCTTCCAATTGCGGCCGTTATTGGACGAAGAACGACGGAAGAAATCGATCTGGGTGAGTATCGTCTTCCGGCCGATATTGATGTCGTTATCGACATATTCGACATACATCGAAATCCCACCTATTGGGGTCCCGATGCCGATCGCTTCCGTCCGGAACGTTTCGAAACGCTACAGTACGACCGGTTTGCACTGCTCCCGTTCAGTGGTGGTCCACGGAACTGTGTTGGGTTGCGATATGCTTGGCTTTCGATGAAGATTATGCTGCTGAAGGTGCTTACACGCTTCCACATTGAAACGGATCTAAAGTTGGAAGATTTAACCACCAAAATAGCGCTCACGATGAAGATCTCTAACGGACATATGGTGCGCTTGAAACGGAGGAAATAAATTCTTGACGCCTGGAGTCGGTATGGAATTGGCGTTTctatttttcgtttgcttcgcTCATGCTTTCGATTTTTGCCTTCACATCGTCCGGAATTTCAAGCTGCTTCAGATTATCCTCCCCAATTTCTTCCTCCGTTCTATAATAAGAGTGAACAACGTTAGAAAAGCGTTGAAGTGATCTCCGGCTGACACAACTTACCTTATCAATATGTCCACCACATTCTCCACCGCTGCCAGCACGACCTTATCTCCCTCCGGGCTGCATTCGTATTTGTGCAATTCGCGCAAAATCTCGTACGTGCCGTGGTCCCGCAAATGCTGCCTTCCCTTCCGTGTCGCACACAGCTGTGCTAGCGACTCCACCAGCATCTTGCGCACATCCGGATCCTCCTCACGCTTCTTGTCCGGACCGAGGTATTGCAAATCTACCGGTAGCTTTTCGTTCGTCTCATCATCAAACTCTTCCGGTCCGGCGAGCGGTAGCAGGATAAAGGGCAGAACGTCCATCTCCTCGCTCAGCAGCCACTCGTGCACGGACGAATCGAAGCAAACGTTTTTAAGCAACCCGACAGCTCCACCCCGCCGCACGATACTTCCATCGTGGTGTACAAACGGAAGCAATCGGCCCAGCAGCCCCGTCGTCTGGTTGCAAAACACGGCACGGCCCGCCTTACTCTGCGACACGTTGCTAAACAATGGGCCGAGATAATTGAGATGGCACTTTTGCTTGTTGTAGTTAATGCGCGTAAAGCACGTGGTAAGCTTTTCCAGCGCAAACTCTATCGCCAACAAATGCTTTAGGACCGGTTCGACGAGTTGCTCCGGGCGAGTGATGTTGCACAGAACCATACACCAGGCATCGCTAAGCTTGCAGTCTTCGTTCAGTATCGCTTCGTATGCTGCTGGAACCAATCGTTCGGCAAGCTAAAAATGAAGGGCCCTTTTTGACTTTAAATTTCGGTCTTTCTAGGTGACGGGGGCGCACTACCTTCTCGACTACCACAGCGGCTCCGATCTCTTCTGCCGTGATGTTAACGAGACACAGGACGGCATCCTTCGCCACCGACTCATCGGATGTTAGATCGAGCAGGTTAGTTAACAGCTTGTCATTTGCAATCAACAATTTTATGCCTTCCACTGAGCCTGTAATTCCTGAAAGCGAAAGAACAGCCGATTTCATTACACCCGTACACATTTCCATACGGTGGGATCATATTTACCAAGCACATGTGAGACCGATACGACCCGCAGATCGAGACGTGCTGATTTTGATAGAAATTGAACTATTTCCTCTAGAGCTTCCATTGTAGCACAAAAACGCACGAGAAAAACTACGGAAAAATTAACGCCGGTTGGACGATTCTAAAATATTGCCCTTGAAACTTggggtttgtttgatttgaacGCATGCGGTTTGTTTTGACACACACATGCGATTTGACTGAGGCTATGCCGACGGTCATTTGGATGACAtgaaatcggtgaaataaattttcctctaattttgcataatatttaattaaaagaataattatgcAATTTGTAGGTATTTAAcgtaagtaaataaaattagcactatgtaaaaataagtaaataaaatttagttGTTTACATGCGGAGCGACCACCGTGCGTCAATgtgctataaattttaaatacgtATTTCACTGGATATTTGCTcccgcttttttgttgcaaatatTAACAAAAATTCGATTACAAGTTATCAAAAAATCTCTTTTTATTCGACAGATAAAATATCAAGCAAGCAGTACCGCTCGTTCAAATCACAATCACTCCAATCAATATGAATTACAATTTCGCATCCTTTTCACCGTGCACGTGGCCCCCCGTTTCAAGCCGATCGCCGATCGCGTGCAATATTTCGCCCGGTACACGCTGATGCTCGCGAATCAGCTCCGCAATAGCACCGGCCACCCGCTCCTGCAGCGCGGCCGGACTCAGCGACTCGTCGTACGGTATCGGTTTACCAAGCACGGTGCGCAACTTCACCGGGAAACCGCCGTAAATGGGCAGGACGGGTATTTTCAGCACGTTGTAGATGCGCACAAACACCCATCTGGCCACCGACACCGTGCGGAAGCATTCGCGTATGTTAACCGTAAACATGGGTACGATGGGCTGAAACAAGATGATGCTCACCGTTACACCGTTCTTCTCCCCTTTTTTGGCGCGTCCAACTTACCACCTTCGCTTCCAGCGCCACACGTGCGAACCCGGTACGATTCTTCCACAGCACCTCGTACGCACTATCGCCGAACTGCGCTTCGTACACACCGCCCGGTGCAATCGACAGCAGCTCGCCGGCACGCAACGTTGCCACGCATGACTGGACCGAGCCGGAGGTAACGCGCATCACGCGCGATACCAGCCGCCAGCCGGGAATGTGGTCCAGAAACCGATCGCCAACCGAGTGGATCAGACGGTCACGTTTCAGCATCATTTCGGCCGCGAGATAGTACATGTCGATGGGCAACGCACCGTGATAGTAGATCAGCAGGGCGGGCCCGGTTTCCGGTAGGTTCTCCAGCCCAATCACTTCATATCCTGCAGGTGGGAATACATTTCAAACACCCCGATACCCAATAATTGGACTCGAAAAAATATTCTACCATGAAATATTCTGCTGTGAAGATTCCAAACGAACGCCATTATCTTTCGGGCCGCCTTCCAAAATTCATCCTCATCGCTATTCTGCCAAAACTTTGCTctaaaataaagtaaacaaTTTACGCAAATTTTAAACCCCTTTTTCACAACACACAAATGCCAAAATCCGCCCGGTTCGTACCTGAGAAAATTGCACAGATGCAGGTACGGTACGGACGATAAAATCAATAGCACGTACATCCAGGGCAGAGCAAACACCACCAGCAGGGGGAGCGATAAATTATGCATCCATCCGAACCAGTTCGGAACTGCAGCTGTAAAAAGTGCATTAACCGAGTCTCCcctgatttttgttttgttcagcCTATTTTTGCACACTCCGACCACTTACCAATCAATGTACTGCCCAGTCCGGCGGAGATCGTACCACTTGCGTTGTCCATGTTGCGTGCTGTCTGCGGCAAGATCGGTCCCGTTTCTGTGTCGACCTACGCCAACATGCGGAAACTGCAGCATGCACCACCACACATTGTGGTCGGGTGGGTGAAAGGTTATGTAAAATTTGCCACCCGGTCGCAGCCAGCACACGCGGGTTATCTAAtggaccctttttttctcactcacgCTCTCGGATTGGATCGCGTTGGTCTTATCAACGGGATTTCGTTCGAACTCGGGTGATTGAGTTAAGCCGTATCGTTCTGTTTTAAAACGGCAACGACGGTTGGTTGGTGATTGTAGAGCACAAGCAAGAAAGAACAATTGCTACCGATATGTagcgttttgtttgctgccacTGCGCCGTTGTTCGTTGCCGATAATGCGTCAAAACAGATATGCAGCGGGCAAAAATCGATACCACCGCAAAAGTGCATGTGCACCTGTTGAACTTTAGTCGATGCTGCTTATCGGGGGGAGAGGATGCCGAAATGAAACCAACAATTGTGATATCTGGTAATGTTTTTGGGGCTTAATTAAATACTGGTGGAGCCTTTGGTGGAGATTATACCATCAAAGAAGTGTCTTCAGTACGTGCCAGTAGACGACATGCCGGGTAAGGCGGCGTGTAACCTATTCGTCACCGAGCGTCGTGTatcgtgtggtgtgtggtaCTGCCCCCGTGTAAGAATCTCTCGCGAAGACGTGCCGGACACGTCAACATGAGCGTTTCCAGTGAGGTGAGGTGAGTTTCCAGTGCAAAACCGATAGAAACTCCTTCCAACGTTATTCGTGGGATTTCCCAACGAGCTGGTGTGAGACCCTGACAATGTGAAAAGCTCCAAAAACCAGTTACCGGGAGCAATTCGAAGAAGAAAGCATTGAAAAATCTGGTTTTTTAATGCTAAGATTAGATTGTCCGGGTCGTGACGTGGGAGTAGGCATTCATAATCCGCGGTTCTCCGGTGTTCAGTGCTCCCGTAGGGAATCGAAATAAGCGCAAACCAACCTGTGCTCTTGAGAATATGATCGATGCTTAAGGAAACCCTAGAGCCATAATACAGAACTAATAAACGACGCTTTGAAGTCAACGTTCCAGCAGCGTATAAGCGGCGAAAAGCAGCTAGGAAGAAGCTCAGTCCTGTCCCGCCAATGGAACACAAATGCAACAACCCAAGGTATCCGTTTACACCACCACACGAGACGATACGTTCCGAGTGCCTAAGCAAAAGCGTAACACAGTATCGATCGGTTCAGCTCTTAAATCCGCTTACGCGCACTACAACTCACCAAAAACACTAACCAACGCTATCAAGGAAGAACTGAGGTGACGTGCTGCTGTTCGAACACTCACGCTCTCGCGTGGTGGTGCGTAATAGCGTAAGTGAATTAGCGTCTTGTGGCGACGCTCAATTGCCCCGGGGACGGTGTGGGGACCGAGGTGTGCAGTGGCGAGCACTATCCCCAAAATTGTTGCCGATTGATGCACGCATTTCGCGCGCTTTCGGAGGCTTGATaccattcgtttttttttttgctctgacAGCCCATAACGCCACTGGTTTAAATCTCATCCGTAATTGTACAACTCTATTAAGTACAGACATATTAAATACATCCGGTCGCTTTGTTCGGTCACGTGTGGTACGTCCTGcagcacacaccaacacagcaATAGCACCTaccaccagcagtagcagcagtacaggGAAAACATGTAACCGTACGGTAAGTAAGGAAACAGTTCCCCGGGCCGGCTCATGTCGCCTTCTGCTTCTTGCGAGTGATGAAACGATCGACCAGTGCGTCAAAGATGCTGCCCGGGATGCGCTGGTGCTGGTTGATCAGCTCCTCGATCGCAAACGCCACCTTTTCCTGCAGATCCTCGGGCGACAGGGACGGATCGTACGGTATCGGGGCGCCGAGATGCGTCCGGAACTTGACCGGAAAGCCACCGTAGATGGGACGCACCGGGAAGCGGACCGCATTGTAAAGGCGTATGAAGAGCCGTTTGGCGAGACCGACGGAACGGAAGCCTTCGCGCAGATTTTCCGTAAACATGGGAATGATGGGCTGGGGAGGGTGGAGAAAATGAGCGATTCATTTTACGGGGATAAGGTTACTCTCCCTTGCACACTTCTTACCGCTTTCGATTCGATCGCCACCTTCGCGAAACCGACCCGTTGCCGCCAGAGCAGCTCATAGTTGCTGTCGCCAAACTGGGCCTCGTACACACCGCCCGGTGCAATCGACAGCAGGTTCCCGTCGCGCAGTACGCTCGCGCACGATTGCACCGTACCGGGGCTGATCTTCATCACGCGTGCCAGCAGCTTCCAGCCGGGCACCTTGTTCAGAAACCGATCGCCAACGGTATAGATCAGCCGGTGCCGCTTCAGGTAAACGCGTGCCGTAAAGTAATACATATCGATCGGGATTGCGCCGTGATAGTAGATGATGAGGGCCGGTCCTGTTTCGGGCAGATTCTCCAACCCGCAAACTTCGTAGCCTATCAGCAAGAGATAAGAAGGTTAATGATCGTTGCCTATGAAGGGAGGCAGATAGTTCCTACCGTGAAATATCCACCCGTGGGCATCCCACACAACGGCGACGAGCGTTCGCGCCACATCCCAGAAGTCAAAGTCACCCTCATTATAAACCTGCAATATAAATCGACTGTCGCGAAAGCAAACCCGGAATTAAGTGTCATTCATTTAACAATCCCCACGGTTGATCCAGAGAGTGTTACCCCCggcgtatttttgttttgttttttgttcttttgctTACCTGTGCAGCTTGTAAATGTAGAGAAATGATATGGTACAGTAAATTAACAGCACAAATGCGCAAGGCAGTAGGAATGTAACCAGCACCGGTGTAAGCAACCGGTACAACCATATCGAGTAGTCCAAGTCAATGTATTGTCCTGGGGGGATTGGAAAAAAACGGGGGGCGATGGGAAACGGTAGTAGTAAAACGATGTCCCCGGATGTAAATAGTCCCggcttctgtgtgtgtgtgtgtttgctggtggCTTACCGATGTACGCAAAAAAGGTCGAATTGCCCACCGTCTCGTTGCTCAGCGTTAGCAAATCGTCCGCCGAGCTCATCTTGCCGTTCGCTTGCACTgaaccaaaacacacgggaTACAGGAGCGGTACGCGCTACCGGATCGTCGTCACTGTCAAGCCGAGTTCACTGCAAACTAAAGAAGTAGCAGCAGGCATTAGTCGAGGAGTGTTTTAAGGAGGGCAATGCTCATTAACCTGCCACCACCGACGGCGACGGCAAGGAGGTTGGATTAAACTTACCCGCGTTTTGAAGCACAGAACACTTTCGCGTAGGTCAAGCAATGGTGTGGCAGTCACGGAATATCGCACCGACCGTCTTCTGTGGCGGTGGTGCATTTGAGATGAATGTGCTAGGAATGTGCTCAAGACGTGGCGTGGCCTTGCTGCTTTCTTATCGGCGGTCACAAGGGATGataccgatgatgatgatgacgatacgAGCCATCAACACTCCATGCATTGTGTATGGTGATGTAGAGCACCACACTTAGGAAAAACACCAGGCCTGGACCGCAAGACGGCTG from Anopheles stephensi strain Indian chromosome 2, UCI_ANSTEP_V1.0, whole genome shotgun sequence includes the following:
- the LOC118506438 gene encoding transmembrane protein 68-like isoform X1, with protein sequence MDNASGTISAGLGSTLIAAVPNWFGWMHNLSLPLLVVFALPWMYVLLILSSVPYLHLCNFLRAKFWQNSDEDEFWKAARKIMAFVWNLHSRIFHGYEVIGLENLPETGPALLIYYHGALPIDMYYLAAEMMLKRDRLIHSVGDRFLDHIPGWRLVSRVMRVTSGSVQSCVATLRAGELLSIAPGGVYEAQFGDSAYEVLWKNRTGFARVALEAKVPIVPMFTVNIRECFRTVSVARWVFVRIYNVLKIPVLPIYGGFPVKLRTVLGKPIPYDESLSPAALQERVAGAIAELIREHQRVPGEILHAIGDRLETGGHVHGEKDAKL
- the LOC118506437 gene encoding transmembrane protein 68-like; this encodes MSSADDLLTLSNETVGNSTFFAYIGQYIDLDYSIWLYRLLTPVLVTFLLPCAFVLLIYCTISFLYIYKLHSRFILQVYNEGDFDFWDVARTLVAVVWDAHGWIFHGYEVCGLENLPETGPALIIYYHGAIPIDMYYFTARVYLKRHRLIYTVGDRFLNKVPGWKLLARVMKISPGTVQSCASVLRDGNLLSIAPGGVYEAQFGDSNYELLWRQRVGFAKVAIESKAPIIPMFTENLREGFRSVGLAKRLFIRLYNAVRFPVRPIYGGFPVKFRTHLGAPIPYDPSLSPEDLQEKVAFAIEELINQHQRIPGSIFDALVDRFITRKKQKAT
- the LOC118506438 gene encoding transmembrane protein 68-like isoform X2; the encoded protein is MDNASGTISAGLGSTLIVPNWFGWMHNLSLPLLVVFALPWMYVLLILSSVPYLHLCNFLRAKFWQNSDEDEFWKAARKIMAFVWNLHSRIFHGYEVIGLENLPETGPALLIYYHGALPIDMYYLAAEMMLKRDRLIHSVGDRFLDHIPGWRLVSRVMRVTSGSVQSCVATLRAGELLSIAPGGVYEAQFGDSAYEVLWKNRTGFARVALEAKVPIVPMFTVNIRECFRTVSVARWVFVRIYNVLKIPVLPIYGGFPVKLRTVLGKPIPYDESLSPAALQERVAGAIAELIREHQRVPGEILHAIGDRLETGGHVHGEKDAKL
- the LOC118506436 gene encoding protein HGH1 homolog — encoded protein: MEALEEIVQFLSKSARLDLRVVSVSHVLGITGSVEGIKLLIANDKLLTNLLDLTSDESVAKDAVLCLVNITAEEIGAAVVVEKLAERLVPAAYEAILNEDCKLSDAWCMVLCNITRPEQLVEPVLKHLLAIEFALEKLTTCFTRINYNKQKCHLNYLGPLFSNVSQSKAGRAVFCNQTTGLLGRLLPFVHHDGSIVRRGGAVGLLKNVCFDSSVHEWLLSEEMDVLPFILLPLAGPEEFDDETNEKLPVDLQYLGPDKKREEDPDVRKMLVESLAQLCATRKGRQHLRDHGTYEILRELHKYECSPEGDKVVLAAVENVVDILIRTEEEIGEDNLKQLEIPDDVKAKIESMSEANEK
- the LOC118506431 gene encoding cytochrome P450 4C1-like, encoding MFHTIVQCVLFCATVYLYRTWQNRRTWQLLGRLPGPLNFPLIGSMYVIPGRDTSRYLQTLVDLTATYGSPYCIWLGPVPVVIVSTADHARTILNSPATVEKASFYRFTPLHGIFSLPAYKWRAHRKMIQPTFNQSILRGFIPLFEEKAEVMVRALGEMVETGHAFDIYRFTARCTLDMIFATTLGTDMHIQECSTCGYLDVLEELFEIVTIRAVNIFLHPQWLYRWTSVYRNEQKALEEFCRPSKAILYEKEASLASAESGGNQFSLIDQLKSSTLDNEAIEQELNTIIFAGNETSAMTVANTILLLAMHPEVQEKLHHELRAQFGSVVENVRYETLNRLTYMEMVLKESLRLLPIAAVIGRRTTEEIDLGEYRLPADIDVVIDIFDIHRNPTYWGPDADRFRPERFETLQYDRFALLPFSGGPRNCVGLRYAWLSMKIMLLKVLTRFHIETDLKLEDLTTKIALTMKISNGHMVRLKRRK